A genomic window from Chlorobium phaeobacteroides DSM 266 includes:
- the nuoL gene encoding NADH-quinone oxidoreductase subunit L — protein sequence MHSLIQLSIVVLLLPLLSFVILIFFNRRLPGRGDFIGVGILGAAFALSAYIFWSVIVQAYDPLFKIAWSFTWIDLGMVPGVGPLKINMGIVIDNLTAIMLTMVTLISLLVHIYSTGYMAGDKHYGRYFAYLGIFTFSMLGIVLSDNLFSIYMFWELVGLSSYLLIGFFFEKDSAADAQKKAFLANRVGDIGMWLGILILYSQFHTFNYDDIFGALAAGKFTLSQGWLTAAGILLFMGCVGKSAQFPLHVWLPDAMEGPTPVSALIHAATMVAAGVYFVARIFVLLTPDALHVISFIGAFTAFMAATIAITQNDIKRVLAYSTVSQLGYMVLGLGVGAYSAALFHLVTHAFFKACLFLGSGAIIHAMHHEQDMRWMGGLRKPMPWTFVTFTIATLALAGLPLTSGFMSKDAILAGAIGFAEAEGGGIYYLIPVLGFFSAMLTAFYMGRQIWLVFFGDSRTHLKPAEHHAHGHDAHHGHDDEHGGDHGVHEVSWNMRAPLVVLAALSVFAVYSPDPLDGAKGWFMSMVQTPETVVGDKPPVEHTVLTEGNSGNLLLAESVDHTELPHGTDVSHMPVAATHGATEGDHHTGHTFADPRQAAIAHGAHEAHNPAIIISSIMVALGISMAGIVYVFKVIDPDSTARNIRPLYLFSLNKWYWDEIYDATVIKGSILISKIFAWFDSNIIDGLVNGIAVTVRKFAFANGSFDKYVVDGLVNFTAFFVNTSGALLRKFQTGKVQTYVVLLMIAVCGYFVYYFTQLVY from the coding sequence ATGCACAGTTTAATTCAGTTATCAATAGTCGTACTGCTGCTGCCATTGCTCTCGTTTGTCATTCTCATTTTTTTTAACCGGCGTCTTCCGGGAAGAGGGGATTTCATCGGGGTAGGGATTCTCGGCGCAGCGTTTGCTCTATCCGCATATATCTTTTGGTCTGTTATTGTACAGGCGTATGATCCGCTTTTTAAAATAGCATGGAGCTTTACCTGGATTGATCTCGGGATGGTTCCGGGAGTAGGTCCGCTGAAAATCAACATGGGTATTGTTATTGATAACCTGACGGCTATCATGCTTACAATGGTGACGCTTATCAGTTTGCTTGTTCATATCTATTCGACAGGTTATATGGCAGGCGACAAGCACTACGGCCGATATTTTGCCTATCTCGGTATCTTTACTTTTTCGATGCTTGGTATTGTTCTGTCCGACAATCTGTTTTCGATCTATATGTTCTGGGAGCTGGTCGGTCTTTCTTCCTACCTCCTGATCGGCTTTTTCTTTGAAAAAGACAGCGCTGCTGATGCCCAGAAAAAAGCTTTTCTTGCCAACCGTGTTGGTGATATAGGAATGTGGCTCGGTATTCTTATTCTCTATTCCCAGTTTCACACCTTCAATTACGACGATATTTTCGGGGCTCTTGCTGCGGGGAAGTTCACGCTCTCTCAAGGATGGTTGACCGCGGCAGGTATTCTTCTCTTCATGGGCTGTGTCGGTAAATCGGCGCAGTTTCCTCTTCATGTATGGCTTCCCGATGCAATGGAAGGTCCTACCCCGGTATCCGCACTTATTCACGCTGCAACCATGGTCGCAGCCGGCGTTTACTTTGTCGCTCGTATTTTTGTGCTTTTGACCCCTGATGCCCTGCATGTCATCTCGTTTATTGGAGCGTTTACAGCATTTATGGCAGCCACGATTGCCATTACCCAGAACGATATTAAAAGAGTGCTGGCCTACTCAACGGTTTCCCAGCTTGGCTATATGGTGCTTGGCCTTGGAGTCGGAGCTTACTCCGCAGCTTTGTTTCATCTTGTTACGCATGCGTTTTTCAAGGCATGTCTTTTTCTTGGATCCGGTGCAATTATTCACGCCATGCATCATGAGCAGGATATGCGCTGGATGGGCGGTCTGCGCAAACCGATGCCATGGACCTTCGTTACCTTTACGATTGCAACCCTTGCTCTTGCCGGCCTTCCACTGACAAGTGGTTTTATGAGCAAAGACGCCATTCTTGCCGGTGCCATAGGCTTTGCTGAAGCTGAGGGCGGCGGGATCTACTATCTGATTCCGGTTCTCGGCTTTTTTTCAGCCATGCTGACGGCTTTTTATATGGGACGCCAAATCTGGCTGGTCTTTTTTGGAGATAGCCGTACCCATCTGAAACCTGCCGAACATCATGCTCACGGTCATGACGCTCATCATGGTCACGATGATGAACACGGCGGGGATCATGGTGTTCATGAAGTATCCTGGAATATGAGGGCTCCTCTTGTCGTTCTTGCCGCGCTTTCAGTTTTTGCTGTTTACTCTCCGGATCCACTTGATGGAGCCAAAGGCTGGTTCATGAGCATGGTTCAGACTCCCGAGACAGTTGTGGGCGACAAGCCGCCGGTTGAGCATACCGTCCTGACTGAGGGTAACAGTGGGAATCTGCTCCTTGCAGAATCTGTTGATCACACAGAGCTGCCTCATGGTACCGATGTTTCTCACATGCCTGTTGCGGCAACTCACGGTGCTACGGAGGGCGATCATCACACCGGTCACACGTTTGCTGATCCAAGACAGGCAGCTATTGCTCATGGCGCACATGAAGCTCACAATCCGGCTATCATCATATCAAGCATTATGGTCGCGCTTGGAATCAGTATGGCCGGCATTGTTTATGTCTTCAAGGTTATCGATCCCGACAGTACCGCCCGGAATATCCGTCCCCTTTATCTCTTTTCATTGAACAAGTGGTACTGGGACGAAATATATGATGCGACCGTCATCAAAGGCTCAATACTGATTTCGAAAATATTTGCCTGGTTTGACAGCAACATCATTGACGGCCTTGTTAACGGTATTGCCGTGACCGTCAGAAAATTCGCATTTGCAAATGGTAGCTTTGACAAATATGTTGTTGACGGACTTGTGAATTTTACCGCATTTTTTGTCAATACCAGTGGTGCACTGCTCAGAAAATTTCAGACCGGAAAGGTGCAGACCTATGTAGTACTCCTTATGATTGCTGTTTGCGGCTATTTTGTCTATTACTTTACACAACTGGTCTATTAA
- a CDS encoding complex I subunit 4 family protein, whose protein sequence is MLSLIVFLPILAGLVILAVPSSQKQIIRIVSLLAAVLQMVLAVMIWRGYDPSLPGITASAAGIPQGSFQFIERLPWITLDLGGFGPLNIEYFLGVDGISITMVILTALISAIGVLSSWTIQKQVKGYFILYNLLATAMMGCFVALDFFLFYVFWELMLLPMYFLIGIWGGPNREYAAIKFFLYTLFGSVFMLLVMIGLYFSVLDPVTHNHTFSLVAMASQSNYIKDAILGPDNVMWRYIAFIVLFIGFAIKVPMFPFHTWLPDAHVEAPTPISVILAGVLLKLGTYGMMRINFPLFPEVFQASMYVIGVFGAINIIYGAFCALAQQDLKKMVAYSSISHMGYVLLGLAAANSEGMVGALYQMFNHGTITAMLFLLVGVIYDRAHTRQIDKFGGLASYMPVYAALVTVAWFASLGLPGLSGFISEALVFVGAFSSVTTRPIAIVSVLGIVFGAAYLLWSLQRMFLGKRKPDAAYDLEAGPDGHEHIHFHDWKGKLDLDARELTMLVPLTVIIIFLGIYPMPVLGMLTTSINKLVEVLSPVVMTALN, encoded by the coding sequence ATGCTGAGTTTAATCGTCTTTTTGCCTATTCTTGCCGGTCTTGTGATTCTTGCCGTGCCTTCGTCGCAAAAGCAGATCATCAGAATAGTATCGTTGCTTGCGGCGGTTCTCCAGATGGTGCTGGCAGTTATGATCTGGCGAGGGTACGATCCATCGCTGCCCGGTATTACCGCTTCAGCGGCTGGAATTCCACAGGGATCATTCCAGTTTATTGAGCGTCTGCCATGGATCACGCTTGATCTCGGTGGGTTCGGCCCTCTCAATATCGAGTATTTTCTCGGTGTCGATGGTATTTCAATCACTATGGTTATTCTGACAGCGCTGATCTCGGCCATCGGTGTACTGTCAAGCTGGACAATCCAGAAACAGGTTAAAGGGTATTTTATTCTTTATAACCTGCTTGCCACAGCAATGATGGGCTGTTTTGTCGCGCTTGATTTCTTTCTTTTCTATGTGTTCTGGGAGCTGATGCTTCTGCCGATGTACTTCCTTATTGGTATCTGGGGAGGTCCCAATCGCGAGTATGCCGCAATCAAGTTTTTTCTGTATACGCTGTTCGGATCAGTTTTCATGCTGCTTGTCATGATCGGTCTCTATTTCAGCGTTCTTGACCCGGTTACCCATAACCATACTTTCAGTCTTGTTGCCATGGCAAGCCAGTCTAACTATATCAAGGATGCCATTCTTGGTCCTGATAACGTAATGTGGCGTTACATTGCCTTTATCGTTCTGTTTATCGGTTTTGCTATCAAGGTTCCGATGTTCCCATTTCACACCTGGCTTCCGGATGCTCACGTCGAGGCGCCTACACCGATTTCGGTTATTCTTGCCGGCGTGCTTCTCAAGCTGGGCACCTACGGTATGATGCGAATCAACTTCCCCCTTTTCCCGGAAGTATTTCAGGCATCCATGTATGTCATAGGTGTTTTTGGAGCTATCAATATCATATATGGTGCATTCTGCGCACTTGCACAGCAGGATCTTAAAAAGATGGTTGCCTATTCGTCAATCAGCCATATGGGCTATGTTCTGCTCGGACTTGCCGCGGCAAACAGCGAGGGCATGGTTGGCGCTCTTTACCAGATGTTCAACCATGGAACCATTACCGCCATGCTCTTCCTTCTTGTAGGCGTAATCTATGACAGGGCGCATACCCGACAGATCGACAAATTCGGCGGACTGGCCTCCTATATGCCGGTTTACGCCGCCCTTGTTACCGTAGCGTGGTTTGCCTCTCTTGGTCTTCCCGGCCTGAGCGGATTTATTTCTGAAGCACTTGTTTTTGTTGGTGCATTCAGCTCCGTAACAACGAGGCCTATTGCTATCGTCTCTGTGCTTGGTATTGTTTTCGGTGCAGCCTATCTCCTGTGGTCGTTACAGAGAATGTTTCTCGGCAAGAGAAAACCTGATGCAGCTTACGATCTTGAAGCTGGTCCGGATGGTCACGAACATATTCACTTCCATGACTGGAAAGGAAAACTCGATCTTGATGCACGTGAACTCACCATGCTTGTGCCGCTTACCGTGATTATCATTTTCCTCGGTATTTATCCGATGCCTGTGCTCGGCATGCTCACGACAAGTATTAACAAACTGGTTGAAGTGTTGTCTCCTGTCGTGATGACGGCCCTGAATTAA
- a CDS encoding NADH-quinone oxidoreductase subunit N produces MFELPSGAEIQSVIAGIKASVGYFIPEIYLSVLFMVLIIVDLIVKGKKNTLLPVITITGLAGSFFFIYQQHAMTAGEMFFGMYVLDEFALFFKYFFVLSGILAALISMDDEYLNRESSGMGEYYSLVVAMVIGMIMMAAATDLLMIFLSMELVGLTAYVLTGYLKRDPRSSEAALKYLIYGAVSTGLMIYGFSLIYGITGETNIFRISEELRLHSSDPLVMMIATLFILAGFGYKIGAVPFHFWTPDVYEGSPTPITAYLSIASKAAGFAVLMRFFLTALPHGGAAYDNIISNNWVLLLIILSISSMIYGNVVALWQQNVKRMLAYSSIAHAGYLLLGVIMMDELGTQATLFYLLSYLLMNIGAFYVVILISNKTGSENLDDYRGLGKKMPLAGAALTVFLISLVGLPPTVGFIGKLMIFTAMLAKGSIYIWLALIGVLTSVISLYYYMLIPLNMYLRESLEPHKESLNVGLLSRIIMAIFMILTLYFGLFFTPLSDFAKYSSALFGNTVY; encoded by the coding sequence ATGTTCGAGCTGCCATCGGGTGCTGAGATCCAGAGTGTCATTGCAGGTATAAAAGCAAGTGTCGGTTATTTTATTCCTGAAATATATCTCTCTGTGCTTTTTATGGTTCTGATCATTGTCGATCTGATCGTAAAGGGGAAAAAAAATACACTGTTACCAGTCATCACCATAACTGGTCTTGCCGGAAGCTTCTTCTTCATCTATCAGCAGCACGCTATGACTGCCGGCGAGATGTTTTTCGGCATGTACGTCCTTGATGAATTTGCTCTGTTCTTTAAGTACTTTTTTGTGCTTTCCGGTATACTTGCTGCGTTGATCTCAATGGATGATGAGTATCTGAACAGGGAGAGTTCCGGCATGGGGGAGTATTACTCTCTTGTTGTTGCGATGGTTATCGGTATGATCATGATGGCTGCAGCAACAGACCTGCTCATGATTTTCCTCTCGATGGAACTTGTCGGTCTGACCGCTTATGTGCTGACCGGCTATCTGAAACGCGATCCCCGCTCTTCGGAAGCCGCGCTTAAATATCTGATTTACGGTGCAGTCTCTACCGGTTTGATGATCTACGGGTTTTCACTGATTTATGGTATAACCGGTGAAACAAATATTTTCAGAATAAGCGAGGAGTTGCGGCTTCACAGCAGCGATCCACTCGTCATGATGATAGCAACCCTGTTCATACTTGCCGGATTCGGTTACAAGATTGGCGCAGTTCCTTTTCATTTCTGGACTCCCGATGTCTATGAAGGCTCACCAACCCCCATTACAGCCTATCTCTCCATTGCATCCAAGGCCGCAGGATTTGCCGTACTCATGAGATTTTTTCTGACAGCCCTTCCTCATGGAGGAGCTGCATACGATAACATAATCAGTAATAACTGGGTGCTTCTTCTGATCATCCTTTCGATTTCTTCAATGATATACGGTAACGTCGTGGCTCTCTGGCAGCAGAATGTCAAAAGGATGCTGGCCTATTCATCCATAGCGCATGCCGGTTATCTTCTGCTCGGCGTTATCATGATGGATGAACTCGGTACACAGGCAACACTGTTTTATCTGCTTTCATACCTCTTGATGAACATCGGAGCTTTTTATGTCGTTATCCTTATTTCAAATAAAACCGGCAGCGAAAATCTCGACGATTATCGCGGGCTTGGTAAAAAAATGCCTCTTGCAGGCGCGGCACTGACGGTTTTTCTCATCTCTCTTGTCGGCCTGCCTCCAACAGTTGGCTTTATTGGAAAGCTTATGATTTTCACCGCTATGCTTGCCAAAGGATCAATCTATATCTGGCTTGCTCTTATCGGCGTTCTTACAAGCGTTATTTCTCTTTACTACTACATGCTCATTCCTCTGAACATGTATCTCAGGGAGTCTTTGGAACCACATAAAGAGAGTCTGAACGTTGGTCTTCTTTCCCGGATCATCATGGCCATATTCATGATTCTTACTCTTTATTTCGGTCTCTTTTTCACGCCGCTCTCTGATTTTGCAAAGTATTCATCAGCGCTGTTCGGCAATACTGTTTATTAA
- a CDS encoding hydrogenase small subunit translates to MQKNQSFADIFRASGVSRRDFLKFCSLTSVYLGLSPSMVPSIVQAMETKPRTPVIWLHGLECTCCSESFIRSSHPTIEDIIFNMISLDYDDVLSAAAGHQLEDVRKKTMTDYKGKYILAVEGNVSTKDDGVYCMVGGDSFLNTLRETAADAAAIIAWGACASFGCVQNADPNPTGAAPISEIIKDKPIVNVPGCPPIAEVMTGVITHFHTFGKLPDLDRFNRPKAFYKTRIHDKCYRRAFFDAGMFVRSFDDESTRKGWCLYKMGCKGPTTYNSCSTIQWNDGTSFPIGSGHPCIGCSEPHFWDNGPFYKRLADVSFLGSDSNADRIGAVALGAAAAGAAAHATITAIKKGKSGKGNDKA, encoded by the coding sequence ATGCAAAAAAACCAGTCTTTTGCCGATATTTTCAGGGCCAGTGGCGTGAGTCGAAGAGATTTTTTAAAGTTCTGCTCACTTACATCGGTTTATCTTGGTCTTTCCCCTTCGATGGTACCGAGTATTGTTCAGGCCATGGAAACAAAGCCAAGAACTCCGGTTATCTGGCTGCATGGTCTTGAGTGTACCTGCTGTTCCGAATCGTTTATCCGCTCCTCTCATCCTACTATCGAAGACATCATTTTCAATATGATTTCACTCGATTATGATGATGTTCTCAGCGCAGCGGCAGGTCATCAGCTTGAGGATGTCCGAAAGAAGACGATGACCGATTATAAAGGGAAATATATTCTTGCCGTTGAGGGAAATGTGTCAACGAAAGACGATGGCGTGTACTGTATGGTGGGTGGCGATTCTTTTCTCAATACGCTCAGGGAGACAGCCGCTGATGCTGCCGCAATTATTGCATGGGGCGCTTGTGCTTCATTCGGTTGTGTGCAGAATGCCGATCCGAACCCTACAGGGGCCGCACCGATTTCAGAGATTATAAAGGATAAACCTATCGTCAATGTCCCCGGCTGCCCTCCGATTGCCGAGGTTATGACCGGAGTTATTACGCATTTTCACACATTCGGTAAACTGCCCGACCTTGACCGCTTCAATCGTCCCAAGGCTTTTTATAAAACGAGGATTCATGATAAATGCTATCGTCGTGCATTTTTTGATGCCGGCATGTTTGTCAGAAGCTTCGATGATGAATCGACCAGAAAAGGGTGGTGCCTCTATAAGATGGGTTGCAAGGGACCGACAACCTATAACTCATGTTCGACGATTCAGTGGAATGACGGGACAAGTTTTCCGATCGGTTCGGGCCACCCCTGTATCGGCTGCTCAGAACCGCATTTCTGGGACAATGGGCCTTTCTACAAGAGACTTGCCGATGTATCGTTCCTTGGCTCTGATAGCAATGCGGACAGAATCGGAGCTGTGGCGCTTGGAGCTGCGGCGGCCGGAGCTGCGGCACATGCGACGATTACGGCAATTAAAAAGGGAAAATCAGGTAAAGGTAATGACAAAGCTTAA
- a CDS encoding nickel-dependent hydrogenase large subunit, protein MSRKIVVDPIPRIEGHLRIEAKLNESNQIEEAFSSGTMWRGIEVILKGRDPRDAWAFAERICGVCTSVHALASVRCVEDALGIDVPLNARIIRNLMNATQQTQDHLVHFYHLHALDWVDVVSALKADPKMTSDIAQSISPWPKSSVGYFKDLQQRLTGFVESGQLGIFSNGYWGHPAYRLPPEVNLLAVAHYLEALDFQKEIIKIHTIFGGKNPHPNYLVGGMACAIDPNSDTAINIERFALIKKIIDDTNTFIDQVYIPDLIAIAGYYKDWLYGGGLGNYLSYGDFPENSLDDYKTLLWPRGAILNRDLSNVIDVDPRDSAQVTEEVSHSWYTYSKGDSKGLHPWEGETKPAYTGPKPPFEFLDTDKKYSWLKTPRWKNHAMEVGPLARVLVAYAKGDPMIKDTVGMVLGKLQVGPEALFSTLGRTAARGIECKQTAGFMRHFYDQLVDNVKKGDYRTFNSDKWDPSTWPSESKGFGYTEAPRGSLGHWIHIKDQKIKEYQIVVPSTWNASPRDAAGNSGAYEAALKGTPMANPEQPLEIIRTVHSFDPCLACASHVVDMHGKEITKVKIV, encoded by the coding sequence ATGTCAAGAAAAATTGTTGTTGATCCTATTCCCCGTATAGAGGGACACCTGAGAATTGAGGCAAAGCTGAATGAGAGCAATCAGATTGAAGAGGCGTTCAGCAGCGGTACCATGTGGCGGGGTATCGAGGTTATACTCAAAGGTCGAGATCCCCGAGATGCGTGGGCTTTTGCTGAACGTATCTGTGGTGTCTGTACCAGTGTTCATGCGCTTGCATCGGTCCGTTGTGTCGAGGATGCTCTGGGTATTGATGTGCCTCTTAATGCCCGCATTATCAGAAACCTGATGAATGCCACGCAGCAGACACAGGATCATCTGGTTCACTTTTATCATCTTCACGCACTTGACTGGGTCGATGTTGTCAGTGCGTTGAAGGCGGATCCGAAAATGACATCCGATATTGCTCAGAGCATCTCTCCGTGGCCGAAATCATCAGTGGGGTATTTCAAGGATCTTCAGCAGCGTCTTACAGGTTTTGTCGAGAGCGGTCAACTCGGCATATTTTCAAATGGTTACTGGGGACATCCTGCCTACAGGCTGCCTCCTGAAGTCAACCTTCTTGCGGTTGCGCACTACCTTGAAGCTCTTGATTTTCAGAAGGAGATCATCAAGATCCATACCATTTTCGGAGGCAAGAATCCGCATCCGAACTATCTGGTTGGAGGAATGGCGTGCGCTATCGATCCAAACAGTGATACGGCAATCAATATCGAGCGTTTTGCCTTGATCAAGAAGATCATCGACGATACCAATACCTTTATTGATCAGGTCTATATTCCGGACCTGATCGCTATTGCCGGTTATTACAAGGATTGGCTCTATGGCGGCGGTCTGGGCAACTATCTCAGTTATGGCGATTTTCCGGAAAATTCACTTGATGACTACAAGACCCTGCTTTGGCCGAGAGGAGCCATTCTCAACAGGGATCTTTCAAACGTTATCGATGTTGATCCACGCGATTCCGCCCAGGTTACCGAAGAGGTCAGCCATAGCTGGTATACCTATTCAAAAGGGGACAGTAAAGGCCTCCATCCCTGGGAGGGTGAGACAAAACCGGCTTATACCGGCCCTAAACCACCGTTTGAATTTCTCGATACTGACAAGAAGTACAGTTGGTTAAAAACTCCCCGGTGGAAAAACCACGCAATGGAGGTCGGACCGCTTGCCCGGGTTCTTGTGGCATATGCAAAAGGGGATCCCATGATCAAGGATACCGTCGGTATGGTTCTCGGCAAGCTTCAGGTTGGTCCGGAAGCACTGTTTTCGACTCTTGGCAGAACTGCTGCACGGGGTATCGAGTGCAAGCAGACTGCCGGATTCATGCGTCATTTTTATGATCAGCTTGTTGATAATGTCAAAAAAGGTGATTACAGGACGTTCAACAGCGATAAATGGGATCCGTCAACATGGCCTTCTGAGTCGAAGGGCTTCGGATATACTGAAGCTCCGCGTGGTTCGCTTGGTCACTGGATACATATCAAAGACCAGAAGATCAAGGAGTACCAGATTGTTGTCCCTTCAACATGGAACGCTTCGCCCAGAGATGCCGCAGGTAATTCAGGCGCTTATGAAGCTGCATTGAAAGGAACTCCCATGGCTAATCCTGAACAGCCGCTTGAGATTATCAGAACTGTACACTCATTCGATCCCTGTCTTGCATGCGCATCCCATGTGGTTGATATGCATGGCAAAGAGATCACCAAGGTCAAAATCGTTTAA
- the cybH gene encoding Ni/Fe-hydrogenase, b-type cytochrome subunit — protein sequence MGRIIEEIYVWRLPVRFYHWVNALCTVILLVTGMYIAAPLVNPPLGEAVWYKGMAWWRYVHFLTAFIFIANFLFRMYWALFGNDKYGRFGGFRPWAPSWWGTPFKEQVQSYLFLRVDEPNYVGHNPVAALAHFIFIFCGSLFMIFTGLAMYGENNPGGFCETFFGWMIPMFGGSFTLHFAHHLGSWIFPIYLVVHLYAVFRHDVVDRTSVTSSIITGYKHKVEEEPV from the coding sequence ATGGGTAGAATTATTGAAGAAATCTATGTCTGGAGATTGCCTGTAAGGTTCTATCATTGGGTGAATGCCCTCTGCACGGTTATTCTTCTTGTTACCGGCATGTATATAGCCGCCCCTCTTGTCAACCCGCCTCTTGGTGAGGCGGTCTGGTACAAGGGAATGGCCTGGTGGCGCTACGTCCATTTTTTAACGGCATTTATCTTTATTGCCAATTTTCTTTTCAGAATGTACTGGGCACTGTTTGGTAATGATAAATATGGACGTTTCGGCGGTTTCAGACCATGGGCGCCATCCTGGTGGGGAACTCCGTTCAAGGAGCAGGTTCAATCGTATCTTTTTTTGCGTGTTGATGAACCGAACTATGTGGGCCACAATCCTGTTGCAGCCCTTGCCCATTTCATTTTTATTTTCTGCGGCTCGCTGTTCATGATTTTTACCGGGCTTGCCATGTATGGTGAAAACAATCCGGGAGGTTTCTGCGAGACCTTTTTCGGCTGGATGATCCCGATGTTTGGCGGCAGTTTTACCTTGCACTTTGCCCATCATCTTGGATCATGGATTTTTCCGATCTACCTTGTCGTGCATCTTTATGCTGTATTTCGTCATGACGTTGTTGACAGAACCAGCGTTACCTCATCGATCATAACAGGTTACAAACACAAGGTTGAGGAAGAGCCTGTCTGA
- a CDS encoding HyaD/HybD family hydrogenase maturation endopeptidase yields MVFVNAIVSIMQYNRINIIGLGNILFGDEGFGVAVVNSFQEIPDLPECVHCIDGGTQGLALLDYIESCDGVIVFDALIPIDYENRVHVYHKDELPAFIHRKMSSHQMGLSELIGIAKLHGKMPEKFVLIGVPPKNLDLGIGLSQQAAPLVSEAVKAGQEILSGWLEK; encoded by the coding sequence ATGGTTTTTGTGAATGCTATTGTTTCAATTATGCAGTACAATCGAATCAACATTATAGGGCTTGGCAACATTCTTTTCGGCGATGAGGGTTTCGGTGTCGCGGTAGTAAACAGTTTTCAGGAAATACCTGATTTGCCTGAATGCGTGCACTGCATTGATGGCGGAACTCAGGGGCTGGCCCTTCTTGATTACATTGAATCATGCGACGGCGTGATTGTTTTTGACGCGCTTATTCCCATTGATTATGAAAACAGGGTACATGTCTATCATAAAGATGAACTGCCGGCATTTATCCACCGAAAAATGTCATCCCATCAGATGGGGCTCAGCGAACTGATCGGTATTGCAAAGCTGCATGGTAAAATGCCGGAAAAGTTTGTTCTTATCGGCGTTCCGCCGAAAAATCTTGATCTGGGTATAGGATTGAGTCAGCAGGCAGCTCCGCTTGTTTCGGAGGCAGTCAAGGCCGGCCAGGAGATACTTTCCGGGTGGCTTGAAAAGTAG
- the folE gene encoding GTP cyclohydrolase I FolE encodes MKQEKMPSDISVSKTPSSLNSGGFCEDDECLMDGDTASPEEISNLSGAVSMLLQGIGENPDREGLLKTPERVARSMRFLTRGYRQNPEELLKKAVFTESYDEMVLVRDIDIFSMCEHHLLPFFGKAHVAYIPDGKIVGLSKIGRVVEVFARRLQVQERLTQQIRDAIQDVLNPKGVAVVIEAKHLCMVMRGVEKLNSVTTTSAMSGEFISSPSTRSEFLRLIGA; translated from the coding sequence ATGAAACAGGAAAAAATGCCGTCAGATATCTCGGTCAGTAAAACTCCGTCATCCTTAAATTCCGGAGGATTTTGTGAAGATGATGAGTGCCTCATGGATGGTGATACGGCCAGTCCGGAAGAGATAAGCAATCTTTCAGGAGCGGTTTCGATGCTCCTTCAGGGGATCGGCGAGAATCCTGATCGTGAAGGGTTGCTCAAAACCCCCGAACGTGTCGCTCGATCAATGCGTTTCCTTACACGCGGCTACAGACAGAATCCCGAAGAACTCCTTAAAAAAGCAGTATTCACAGAATCGTACGATGAAATGGTACTGGTCCGGGATATCGACATCTTTTCGATGTGCGAACACCATCTTCTTCCGTTTTTCGGTAAAGCGCATGTCGCTTACATCCCTGACGGTAAAATTGTAGGCCTTTCAAAAATCGGCAGGGTCGTCGAAGTCTTTGCAAGGAGACTTCAGGTACAGGAACGCCTCACCCAGCAGATTCGCGATGCCATTCAGGATGTTCTCAACCCTAAAGGCGTTGCTGTTGTCATTGAAGCAAAACACCTCTGCATGGTCATGCGAGGGGTAGAAAAACTGAATTCGGTTACAACCACCTCTGCGATGTCCGGTGAATTTATCTCTTCACCATCCACTCGAAGCGAGTTTTTACGTCTTATCGGTGCCTGA
- a CDS encoding 6-carboxytetrahydropterin synthase has translation MNAPLQRKRKIYVTRTIGFNAAHRLFNPDFSDQENHKIYGKCSNEHGHGHNYELEITLYGTIDPQTGFLFDLKQLKSILEEEITERFDHKHLNFDVREMQDCVPTTELLAVVIWDILDLRLQQFNNREITLYEVKIYETGKNAVRYLGQ, from the coding sequence ATGAACGCTCCCCTTCAAAGAAAAAGAAAAATTTATGTAACCAGAACTATCGGCTTCAATGCTGCGCATCGTCTTTTCAATCCTGATTTTTCAGATCAGGAAAACCACAAAATTTATGGGAAATGCAGCAATGAACATGGTCACGGACATAATTATGAACTTGAAATCACTCTGTATGGAACCATTGATCCTCAGACAGGCTTTCTTTTTGACTTGAAACAACTCAAAAGCATTCTGGAAGAAGAGATCACTGAACGATTTGACCACAAACACCTTAACTTCGACGTCAGAGAGATGCAGGATTGCGTGCCGACTACCGAACTGCTTGCTGTCGTCATATGGGATATTCTTGACCTTCGATTACAACAATTCAACAACAGAGAGATAACTCTCTATGAAGTAAAAATCTATGAAACAGGAAAAAATGCCGTCAGATATCTCGGTCAGTAA